From the Polyodon spathula isolate WHYD16114869_AA unplaced genomic scaffold, ASM1765450v1 scaffolds_675, whole genome shotgun sequence genome, the window CCTCACTAGGAGACGCGAGTTTGGAGGTCTCAAATTACAAACAACTGTTGTCTTGATGTCTGAAggatgtgttttcttttgtttttaagtttcagTTATTGACCTATTTTTTGAGAACCGAAATAATcctaaaaaggtaaatgtttcaaatttccttttaaaacccagccacatatatatataatatatatatatatatatatatatatatatatatatatatatatatatatatatatatatatattatatatatattcaaacaacTCAACGGGCCCCTATTCACAAACGTGACCTTAATAAAAACACCGATTAAAACATTCCACAAGCTGCTGTGAAAATAACCCCCCCTCTCCATCACTTCTGTTGTTAATATGAATtacaccaggggtctccaaccctggtcctggagagctacttcTGGTTATCTTttcaacccagctctcaattacttaactgaaccagttattggtttaattagtcaagattaacaggtgttccagatctttagccattgatgatgtaaagacatctaTACAAGCTGCAGGATTGGGGCTATTCCTGTGCATGCAGAATTTAGAGAGGGTTTGGGATTCCTGAAATAGGAAGCGTGGATCCCATTAGACTGGGCCGCGGTTGAGAATACCTCTTTCAAAAGGGTTGTAGACATTGACGTGACGCGCTGATGAAGGAGTGGGTAAGCAGTGCCTGATCAGACCCTGCGTTGGTACTGACCACCTGCTCTCCCTGTACAGACGGAGGCACAAAGAAGCTCCGCAGCAACATCCGCAGGAGCACGGAGACGGGCATCGCCGTGGAGATGAGGAGCCGAGTCACCCGGCAAGGCAGCAGGGAGTCGACCGACGGCAGCACCAACAGCAACAGCTCGGAGGGCACGTGAGTGCTCGTTGACCCTCAGTGCTCTTCATTGCAGTCTGGAGCCAGTCTGCAATCTGATTTAAATACTGAGAAAGGTTGCATGAGCGACCAGAACATCCCATTgattatttatctatctataaatgtatatgttttctGCAATCAAATAATGAGTAGGTCTCGTACTCTGTATCTGTTAGTGTGCATGTCCATGAGAGGATCCCCGGCAGGGAATTAAGTTTCCCGGAGAGCAGGATGTAATGAAGTTACCTGAACCTCTGCACAGCATGTCAggtttttattagatttttattaTCAGTAAGGATATACCTCAGCATAGCATCTTGAGAATATGAGAAAAGTCCTGGTGACCCACTTTTCATCTGTCCTCTGATGATTAGGCTGTGTCTTCAGACCGTTTTCCCTGAATTCAATGAAAActacaattacattattttaggtTGTTagtacacatactgtaaatgtgcaaTAAACGATGTCtatgcactttttaaaagctaGAATAAAGTGTTGTTAATACCCCTTTGATTTGGCATTTGCCCGTTAGCTGTGCTGGTGTTCTGCTTTGTAAACCAGTGATGCTTGTACATACAGAAATAGCCATAGCTGGTAGTCCTGACTCACTGTTTGTCTCTGGGTGACTCCCAGGTTTGTATTCCCTACAACACGTCTGGGAGCGGAGAGCCAGTTCAGTGACTTCCTGGACGGTCTCGGCCCCGCCCAGATCGTCGGCCGACAGACGTTAGCCACGTATCCAATGGGTGAGTTGTGACACTTTTAGTGCTGCAGGTTTACTCTTTCtgtttggttaatttaaaaaaaaaagcttcaggaAAGGTTGAAACAACCTTTGTGATGATATCATTTTTGCTGTGCATTTCCCCTGgatttgtacagtatatgctcTGAGCTAGACTTGGTTGTAAGAGCTATGCATTTAGCTTGCTGCTTATTGCTGATATCCTTCAGTACACCTCCATGTGTTTACTGGAAACAGCACTGCAACGCTAGGGAATGGAAATCTAGATCcaaaacatactgtactgcacatcAAATCTGATTTATGCTTTGcatttcagtgtgtttgttttacattgtttggCGCTGTAAGTCTGGTTAGTTTCTCCCTCTCTCTTAGCATTGTTAGAATAAAATGTAGTAGTATCTAGCTCCCTCTGCTGTTTCATATCAAACTTGCATTGTCCAAATGTGTTTTACAAGATAggaaatatattgcaaaataaaaggatGCCATCCTGCCAGTAAGCTAACGTTTCAAGAGATTCACATACATTTCAATTAAAGGGGTCTAAAAGCCATAACTGTACAAggtagttaaaatacaagctggGCTATATTGCAGCATGAGTCAGTAGCTCCAGGAATTGTTTATCACCAGACTGCGATCCaaattttaaaacagataaagAAAACTGTTGGGGTTGCTCAAGCACCAGGTTTGAAAAGCGCTGTCTTGGAGAAATGCCACCGAGTGCTGAGTGTCCTGCTGTCCTGTCTCTAGGCGATGTCCATGTTGGGATGGTGGACAGGAATGGACAGCTGGAGGTGGTGGTAATTCAGGCCCGCGGTCTCACCCCGAAACCGGGCACCAAATCAATCCCAGGTAAGCCGCTGCCTGCTGTTTgtagagcatttaaaaaaagtcgGCTGTAAATCTGTGTTTAATAGATTAATAACGCTCTGTGAAAATAGTCGTTTACTGTTTAAACCATCATACacattggaaataaaaaatacacttgatatagtatatataataaaaaagcaaatctatctatctatctatctatctatctatctatctatctatctatctatctatctatctatctgtttgtaCCTAATAGCCTGAAATCAGCTATCCTATTTATAAGTATTTAATTTGTGAACGCgtttaatttggtttattttgtataaggACATTATGATTAACTGTAACCTAGCAACTGGCAAGGGAAGAAAGTTACATGGAAGGAGCCTCAGAAGAAGAAGGAGGCATTCAAATcaaagtttttctttttggtgtaaacaagaaaaaacaatagCGTTAAAATAATTATCATGTTGAGCTTGTAAGCATTTTAATGCTGCGGTCCTCATTCTCTGTTATTAATGAGTTATCAAGTAGCATGAGTCCTATAGAAGATAAGTGTCTACATTAAAGAAGGCAGATTGTCAGACTGTTTCTCTACTGCACTGAGACTGGATTTATTACCCCCTGCTACAGATGCAACAACAGGCAAACAAAGAATGGCTTTTCCAGTGGTGATAGAACCTCCAGTTATTCAGAGTGTCCAAATCTGTGCATACTGGGAGATGACATACTGACCCATATTGAATTGCTGTCTCGTCTTGTCTCCCAGCTGCCTATGTCAAGGTGTATGTGCTGGAGAACGGAGCCTGTCTGGCGAAGAAGAAAACCAAGCTGGCCAAGAAAACCCTGGACCCCGTCTACCAGCAGACTCTTCAGTTTGACGAGAGTCCTCAAGGAAAAGTGTTACAGGTGAGCTTCATTTACCTGTTTTCCATCGGAATAAAAAACTAAGTGTACAggctttttaattatatatatgaatgaatcaTCTTTGTTACTgctaaaacaaagtttttttttttttcaattcccctcattctccttctccctctccctccctgttcTGCCCAGGTGATTGTGTGGGGGGATTACGGCCGGATGGACCACAAGTGCTTCATGGGCATGGCTCAGATCCTGCTGGAAGAGCTGGACCTCTCCAGCATGGTGAGCGGCTGGTACAAGCTGTTCCCCACCTCCTCCCTGGCTGACTCCACCATCGGGCCCCTGACCCGCCGTCTGTCCCAGTCCTCCCTGGAGAGCTCCACCAGCCCCTCCTGCACCTAGAAAACCCCGCGGGGGCCGAGTCAGGGGGTCACTGTGCAGACCACCTCCTCCAGGGGAGAGAGGATCTCTGCTCAACCAACGCCAACCACAACAGAAAcagtgtgtgtgactgtatgtgGCTCTTTTCTCTATGTTTGTGTCCGTGTATATATAAAGCACAATGGGTGATGCTTGCATTTCAATCTGAAGCGCAGAACCCAAGGCAACAGATGCtttttatatacagcatatatatatatatatatatatatatatatatatatatatatatatatatatatatatatatatttacagatgcttgtatatatatgtatagtatatatatatatatatatatatatatatatatatatatatatatataatattatatatataatatacagtatgcatatacatatatatatttgtatataatgtttattcagtatataaatctatatatgtGCTctctatatatagttttttttatatactgtatatggtaaaTATGTATATGAGCTATATGCAtgcatatgtaaaaaataaaaacattggaaAAGAAATACATGGATTTACACCAAAGCAGAGGTATAGCTGGATTTTACAAAGGCAGCTTGACAAGGactggggttgggggggggggggggggggtgacttatGCTTTGGTGTAAATGTAAACTGAATCCATCAAATCCCAATCGCGCTGAACAAAAAGAGCAGATGGAATAATTCTCTGCGTCCTGTTATCTGCACGTATAGATTACAAAAAAGCCTAAAAACAAGCTGAAgaaaatacagactgtaaataTCGTTTCCATGGTTACGTTCTGTATGCGCTGATTAAGTGCTGGTGAGTGTTTTCACTCCTTCTGAGAAATGTAGCATTCCTTTTTGTTGCCAGCCTCCCTCTGCACAACCCTCTCCGCTAGCAGGAAGTCCAACATCACTGGCTTCCTGTTGTACATCTGTCCATATTAATTCCCCGAGGGGAAACGCAAGCATCTACTACATAGTTCCTACTTAACTTTCATTTCAGATCCTGGACTGATTACCCAGCATGCCAAACCTTgaacaaaccaacaaaaatgttatttttttaaaaaccaaagcaattattataaaatgaaatatgtagCAGAGAGTCAAAGGCAGAAGACGTCATTGACTACAaagtaaatgcaaaaaaaaaaatgagtaaaaaaaaaaaaacaacacaaaatgaacaaactCCAGAACAGAAATGTCTGGAAATCAAATGGATGTCTACTGATTTATTGCAAACCCTATTTAGTTTTAATGGTGTGTTGTTGAATGTGAGCTGAAGCACCCACGAGATGTTTAGCCTGCCTCCAGTACAGTTCCTATTTTATTACTTCAAGCCGTGTCTTTTTGTAATGAAAAATTCAACGGCAGTCTGGTGGTCTTGTACCCCATATAATAGACATAAAAGCTCCCCCAACACCTTTCTTGGTTGTTGTTTTAAGATTCAGTTCTGATGCCAGAGCCTTATCTTCGAGGCTGTTAAGAGCTACAGCTGCAGTCTGTCTCAATCAATGCTGTAAAGGTCTCCAGCTTCACTCCGGATATCTTTGTGGGCATGGTACCGCACAACAACAGTGCCTGATCCTCCCCTCTGTCAAGCATGTACACTGCGCTCCGAGCTCAGCTCAAAGGAGTCCCAACCTCTCTTCGTTCGATTCCTTCAAAACAGAGGCACgaaaagcaagcaaacaaaaaaaaaagaaaccaggactGATTCTAAGGATTTGAAATACCCGTTGCGTCAACTTTGAAAAAATACTCATGAGATGGTGCCTATACACGACAGTATGGTAGCCACAGAGCTTCATGCACTCCTTCTGAAGTCATGGAGTGACATCCAACAGGCATCACCATGGAGGGATTGAACCTTCTAATACAAGCTAGGAACGTCCACGGCACAAATAGAAAACTACAAACTTAATCCAAACTTGTTTGAGAGACTATGATGCGTTTTTGTGCAGAGGTTGTGTTCCTAGAAACCCAGTTTTTAGAACAATCATCGACAAGGTGATACACTTTTAAGCTGTAATAAATCAATGCTTTTTAGCTGAGACTTCCTGCTATTTCTTGTTCCTGATcaaatattgtattgtacttaGATGCTTTTCcaaactgcaacaaa encodes:
- the rims3 gene encoding regulating synaptic membrane exocytosis protein 3, coding for SDPALVLTTCSPCTDGGTKKLRSNIRRSTETGIAVEMRSRVTRQGSRESTDGSTNSNSSEGTFVFPTTRLGAESQFSDFLDGLGPAQIVGRQTLATYPMGDVHVGMVDRNGQLEVVVIQARGLTPKPGTKSIPAAYVKVYVLENGACLAKKKTKLAKKTLDPVYQQTLQFDESPQGKVLQVIVWGDYGRMDHKCFMGMAQILLEELDLSSMVSGWYKLFPTSSLADSTIGPLTRRLSQSSLESSTSPSCT